The Myxococcaceae bacterium JPH2 nucleotide sequence CGGCTTCCGTCAACGAGGACGCGACGGCGGGCGCATGGACGGTGGTGATTGGTGGCGCCCACGGCGCGGGGAAGAACACGTTGGCGGAGCGCCTCACGCGAGCGGCGGGCTTGAGCGCCTACAACGTCGGAGACCTCAAGCGCCGCATGGCCGCGGTGCGAGGCTTCCCCAGCGTGCAGCGCTACGGCACCTCGCTCGACTCCGGTGCCGCGCGCGAGCTGGATGCGTTCCTGGATGGACTCCAAGCGGAGCGCGTCCTGCAAGGCGGAGCGCTGCTGCACAGCTTCTTCGGCCCATGGGTCGCGGCGAAGCTGGCTCCCGAGCTGGCTCGGCGCGGAGGACGCCTGCTGCGGGTGCTGCTGACCTGCCCGCTGGAGGAGCGCGCCCGACGAGTCCAGACACGCCACGCCGAAGGTGATGACTCCGGCACGGTGGAGGAGATCCACGAGCGACTGAGGGCGAGGGACGCGGCGGATCTCGCCAACCTAGCGAAGCTCGCGGGAGCAGCGGACGCAGAGGCACTGCTGCATCCCGAGCGCTATGACCTCGTCTTCGACACCTCGACACTGAGCGCGGATGAGATCGCCGCACGGGTGCTGGAGCGACTCGCCGCCGACGCGTAACGCCAGGGCAAGCCACGTTGGCGGAGCGCTGAAGCGGCACTCCGCCGACGTGTGATGCGCGGGTCCGAGGACGGGCACAGAACGGAGGTGGCGCTCCACTGGGCGCGCCTCAAGGCCCGCGATGGCGAGAGGAGAGAGGCCGCCTCGCCGCCGATGCGCAACCCGAGCCCAGCCACGAGGCGAAGCGTGGCGCGAGGTCCAGATACGGCGCAGGTGCTCGCGCCACTCGACACCGCCGCGCGAGGCTCGAGGCTCCACCGACACGCGATGCAAGGCCCTGGGCATCGGCGAGTCCTCGCGGACGCAGGGCGCTGACTGCACGCTGGCGCACCCTGCCTGCGCTTCGCCGTAGCCAGCCGCGCCCACTCGGGCGAGGCTTGGCCCTCCCGTGGACGAGACGAGCCTTCCCGACCCCGAAGCCCTTCGCCCCTTGCTCACCGCCGCGCTGGCGCTGCCGGCGTTGCAGCCTCACGCCGTGCGACTGGAGCGCCTCCTCGAGGACTACACGCGCGGCGTCGCACGCAAGGACGCACCGCTGACCGTGGCGCTCGTCGGCGCGACGGGCGCGGGCAAGTCCACCCTGCTCAACGCGCTGGCGGGACAGGCGCTCGCGAGAGAAGGCGTCGACCGGCCAACGAGCACCGCCGCCACGGTCTTCGCGCCCGAGGGCGCCAACGTCGAGTCCCTCGCCCAGACCGGCGCGCGCGTGGTGCGCTACACGCCCGGCCCCGAGGGCCTGTGGAGCGGTCAGGTCTTCATCGACACACCGGACCTCAACAGCGTGGCCACCACTCACCGCGAGGTCGCTCGGGCCATGCTCGAACGCGCGGATGTGGCGCTCGTGGTCCTGCACCGGGGCAGCGTGGCCGAGGCCACCCAGGTGGAGTTCCTCACGGAGTTCGCTCGCCGGCGCGCGCTCGTCTTCCTCCTCAACTTCGCGGACGAGCTGTCGGAAAGCTCTCGCGATGCGCTCAAGGCCCAGACCCGGAAGCTCTCCTCCGAGCAGTACGGACAGCCGCCGGAGTCCGTGCCCGTGTTCGCCATCAGCGCGCGCGCGGCGAAGGAGGGGCGAGACGTCTCAGGAGAGTTCGGCGCGCTCCTCTTCCACTTGCGAGGGCTCGCCACCCAAGCGGTGGCCGCGCGGGTGCGGCGCGCCAACGCCATGGGAGCCCTGGACGAAATGGCCACCCGCGTTCGCGAAGCCCTCTCCGAAACCGAAGCCCTGCTGACGCGCACGCACGCGGCGCTGGACTCGGGACTGGGCCGCGCGAACGAGGCACTGCAAGGGGACTTCGAGGCGCGGCTCGCCCTGGCACAGGGCCACCTCGCGTCCGAGGTTCGACGACAAGCAGCGGGGCGCTTCTGGGGCCCTGCCGCATGGGGGCTGCGCCTGTCGCTGTGGGGCGCGAGTGGACTGGGCGCGGCGGCGCTGGTGTCGCGCGCCAGCCTGCCCGCCGGGCTCGCGGTGGCAGCGGCCTCCACGGTGGTGGATGCCGTGAGGGACCGCACCCGCGCGAGGGCCGCGGAGGTGGCGGTGGTGGAGCCCTTCGAGGACGACTTCTCCGCGGAGTCCGCCGCGCGCACCGCACTGGCGGAAGCGCGCGCGGTGGCGCGAGGCAGCGGGCTCGACGCACAGACGCTGGGCGTGCCGGAGGTGGACTCGCTGCTGGCGGAGCTTCAGGTGGCTCGCGCGGGCG carries:
- a CDS encoding 50S ribosome-binding GTPase, which encodes MDETSLPDPEALRPLLTAALALPALQPHAVRLERLLEDYTRGVARKDAPLTVALVGATGAGKSTLLNALAGQALAREGVDRPTSTAATVFAPEGANVESLAQTGARVVRYTPGPEGLWSGQVFIDTPDLNSVATTHREVARAMLERADVALVVLHRGSVAEATQVEFLTEFARRRALVFLLNFADELSESSRDALKAQTRKLSSEQYGQPPESVPVFAISARAAKEGRDVSGEFGALLFHLRGLATQAVAARVRRANAMGALDEMATRVREALSETEALLTRTHAALDSGLGRANEALQGDFEARLALAQGHLASEVRRQAAGRFWGPAAWGLRLSLWGASGLGAAALVSRASLPAGLAVAAASTVVDAVRDRTRARAAEVAVVEPFEDDFSAESAARTALAEARAVARGSGLDAQTLGVPEVDSLLAELQVARAGAWRYTASTAVAETVAGWWRTARWLLLPLINLPLLALLGHVGYRVVRAYVEGPLLPLAYFVNAGALFALLSGAGALLASASLAGAARRARVAGRTRFVEALAALGGRLGEAVENGLRPGREAARRLLLLLGGGR